One part of the Algibacter sp. L1A34 genome encodes these proteins:
- the yihA gene encoding ribosome biogenesis GTP-binding protein YihA/YsxC, with translation MHIKSAEFVMSNSEVEKCPKSRLPEYAFIGRSNVGKSSLINMLTSRKSLAKTSGRPGKTQLINHFLINSNWHLVDLPGYGYARVSKSSKKVFQKFITNYFGQREQLVTAFVLVDIRHTPQPVDSDFMKWLGENGIPFSIIFTKADKLRPKAIENHVEAYKNILLETWAEMPNYFITSSSKDIGKDEVLGYINELNENMELGAR, from the coding sequence ATGCATATTAAATCGGCCGAATTTGTAATGAGCAATTCCGAAGTTGAAAAATGCCCAAAAAGCAGATTGCCAGAATATGCCTTTATTGGTAGAAGTAACGTCGGGAAATCTTCGTTAATTAACATGCTAACTAGTAGAAAAAGCTTAGCTAAAACTTCGGGACGACCTGGAAAAACACAACTTATTAATCACTTTTTAATTAATTCAAACTGGCACTTAGTCGACTTACCTGGATATGGTTACGCCCGTGTTTCTAAAAGTTCTAAAAAAGTATTTCAAAAATTTATTACCAATTATTTTGGACAACGTGAACAACTTGTCACTGCTTTTGTTTTAGTTGATATTCGCCACACACCACAACCTGTAGATTCAGATTTCATGAAATGGTTAGGCGAAAACGGCATTCCTTTTTCAATAATTTTCACTAAAGCCGATAAGTTAAGACCCAAAGCTATTGAAAACCACGTGGAAGCCTATAAAAATATTCTACTTGAAACTTGGGCAGAGATGCCTAATTATTTCATTACTTCATCATCTAAAGACATCGGAAAAGATGAAGTTTTAGGTTATATTAATGAGTTGAATGAGAATATGGAGTTGGGCGCTCGTTAA
- the rsmH gene encoding 16S rRNA (cytosine(1402)-N(4))-methyltransferase RsmH, whose amino-acid sequence MEYHNPVLLKETVDGLDIKPDGVYVDVTFGGGGHSKEILKRLGENGKLFAFDQDLDALENTIDDSRFTLINENFRFIKRFLRFHGVKKVDGVLADFGVSSHQFDVAERGFSTRFEADLDMRMNQEKTLSAFHVINEYEEEQLKDVFLQYGELRAAPAMASLIVAHRESEAIVTSEQLKSVLRKFLPPRHENKVLAQIYQAIRIEVNQEIEALKEFLSQTPEILNENGRLSFISYHSLEDRLVKRFIRNGLFEGEPERDMFGNFEVPLKKVGGLVVPTAAEIKINNRARSAKLRIATKA is encoded by the coding sequence ATGGAATATCATAATCCGGTATTATTAAAAGAAACGGTAGATGGTTTAGATATTAAACCCGACGGCGTTTATGTTGATGTTACTTTTGGTGGTGGCGGACACAGTAAAGAGATTTTAAAGCGACTTGGTGAAAACGGGAAATTATTTGCGTTCGATCAAGATTTGGATGCTCTTGAAAATACAATTGACGATTCTCGATTTACATTAATAAATGAGAATTTTAGATTTATAAAACGTTTTTTACGATTTCATGGTGTGAAAAAAGTAGATGGTGTTTTGGCAGATTTTGGTGTATCGTCACATCAATTTGATGTTGCAGAGCGCGGTTTTTCTACTCGGTTTGAGGCTGATTTAGATATGCGGATGAATCAAGAAAAAACATTGTCGGCATTTCATGTAATTAATGAATACGAAGAAGAACAATTGAAAGATGTGTTCTTGCAATATGGTGAATTGCGTGCGGCTCCTGCTATGGCTAGTTTAATTGTTGCACACCGTGAAAGTGAAGCTATTGTTACAAGTGAACAGTTGAAGTCTGTTTTACGAAAATTTTTACCACCAAGACACGAGAATAAAGTTTTAGCTCAAATATATCAGGCTATTAGGATTGAGGTGAATCAAGAAATTGAAGCTCTAAAAGAGTTTTTATCTCAAACACCTGAGATTTTGAACGAAAACGGAAGGTTAAGTTTTATATCATACCATTCTTTAGAAGATAGGTTAGTAAAAAGATTTATTAGAAACGGTCTGTTTGAGGGGGAGCCAGAGCGTGATATGTTTGGCAATTTTGAAGTGCCGCTTAAAAAAGTTGGTGGTTTAGTGGTGCCTACTGCTGCAGAGATTAAAATAAATAACAGAGCGCGAAGTGCAAAGTTAAGGATTGCTACTAAGGCTTAA
- the mraZ gene encoding division/cell wall cluster transcriptional repressor MraZ, with amino-acid sequence MDLITGTYDCKVDAKGRLMMPAAIKKQLASVLDDGFVLRRSVFQKCLELYPMQEWQTLMQKMNKLNKFKKKNNDFIRRFTAGAKIIEVDVNGRLLVPKDLTVFANISKNIVVASAINIIEIWDKDLYEQAIDDAAIDFADLAEEVMGQDDEDYGIS; translated from the coding sequence TTGGACTTAATAACAGGAACATACGATTGTAAAGTTGATGCCAAAGGCAGACTTATGATGCCTGCTGCGATAAAAAAGCAGCTTGCGTCGGTGCTAGACGATGGTTTTGTTTTGCGAAGATCGGTTTTTCAGAAGTGTTTGGAGTTATATCCAATGCAAGAATGGCAAACGTTAATGCAGAAAATGAATAAGCTTAATAAGTTCAAGAAAAAGAACAACGATTTTATTCGAAGATTTACTGCTGGGGCAAAAATTATTGAAGTTGATGTTAATGGGCGCTTGTTAGTGCCGAAAGATTTAACGGTTTTTGCTAACATTTCGAAAAATATTGTAGTGGCTTCGGCAATCAATATTATTGAAATTTGGGATAAAGATTTATATGAACAAGCCATTGATGATGCGGCAATCGATTTTGCAGATTTAGCCGAAGAAGTTATGGGGCAAGATGATGAAGACTATGGAATATCATAA
- a CDS encoding TlpA family protein disulfide reductase has product MPILWETGKPLKIRSTSNNFQKDFSIENPSKINKVLLELRNINHKAYQINLLGKHWDVKDGDQLMNKEHAILQYQTELIKFADNTPYLIPALVALRWVNTANDYERIPEFLVNQCNKWKEQKPNNPWIKELCKQSEPSNLPVLIGDVFPNIKLPLITKDTLSIKNELGSKLTIIDLWASWCAPCRKENREVLVPIWDQYHNKGLQIIAYALESDASAWKAATDHDGANRWFQASDLKGDDALFLKKIRVQTIPANFILDENGVVIAKNIHRKALTDWVENYMK; this is encoded by the coding sequence ATGCCGATTCTATGGGAAACAGGGAAACCTCTAAAAATCAGATCAACATCGAATAACTTCCAAAAAGATTTTTCTATTGAAAATCCTTCAAAAATAAATAAAGTTTTATTGGAGTTAAGAAATATTAACCATAAAGCTTACCAAATAAACCTTTTAGGGAAGCATTGGGACGTAAAAGATGGCGATCAATTAATGAACAAGGAACATGCTATTTTACAATATCAAACGGAGTTAATAAAATTTGCAGATAACACACCATATCTCATACCTGCCCTAGTAGCCCTAAGATGGGTAAACACTGCAAATGATTACGAACGTATACCCGAGTTTTTGGTAAATCAATGCAATAAATGGAAGGAACAAAAACCTAATAACCCTTGGATAAAAGAACTTTGCAAACAAAGTGAGCCTTCTAATTTACCAGTTTTAATAGGTGATGTATTTCCTAATATAAAACTACCTTTAATAACAAAAGACACACTTTCTATTAAAAACGAACTTGGAAGTAAACTCACTATTATAGACTTGTGGGCATCTTGGTGTGCACCCTGCCGAAAGGAAAATCGAGAAGTTTTAGTTCCTATATGGGATCAATACCACAACAAAGGGTTACAAATTATTGCTTATGCTCTAGAAAGTGATGCATCTGCTTGGAAAGCGGCTACGGACCACGATGGAGCAAATCGTTGGTTTCAAGCATCCGACTTAAAAGGAGACGATGCTCTTTTTTTAAAAAAAATACGAGTACAAACCATTCCTGCGAACTTCATTCTTGATGAAAATGGTGTGGTAATCGCAAAAAACATTCATAGAAAAGCTTTAACAGATTGGGTAGAGAATTATATGAAGTAA
- a CDS encoding C40 family peptidase — protein MKKIIFILVLIISFSSCKSSKRAKRKPNTTTKIITKKPKNSKRDEVIISSNRKNIPTTNTTSKSKAQNIIDYAEEFKGVRYKWGGTTKSGMDCSGLIYESFRAHDVNLPRISRDMAKRGDKISLKEVHKGDLLFFKTQNRRNAINHVGLIVAIKNNNIEFIHATSSKGVMTSWLNENYWNKAFFEARRIL, from the coding sequence ATGAAAAAAATAATTTTTATTCTTGTTCTCATCATTAGTTTTAGCAGTTGCAAGTCTTCAAAACGAGCAAAACGAAAGCCTAACACTACTACAAAAATCATTACTAAAAAACCAAAAAACAGCAAGAGAGACGAAGTCATTATTTCTTCCAATAGAAAAAATATTCCAACAACAAATACAACTTCAAAATCGAAAGCTCAAAATATCATTGATTATGCTGAAGAGTTTAAAGGCGTACGTTACAAATGGGGTGGCACCACAAAATCAGGTATGGATTGTTCAGGTTTAATTTACGAATCGTTTAGAGCCCATGATGTTAATTTACCAAGAATATCGCGAGATATGGCAAAACGCGGAGATAAAATATCATTAAAAGAAGTCCATAAAGGAGACTTACTATTTTTTAAAACCCAAAACCGTCGGAATGCAATTAACCATGTCGGGCTTATTGTTGCCATTAAAAATAACAATATTGAGTTTATACATGCCACGAGTAGTAAAGGCGTTATGACATCTTGGCTTAACGAAAACTACTGGAATAAAGCATTTTTCGAAGCACGCCGAATTCTATAA
- the lpxB gene encoding lipid-A-disaccharide synthase yields the protein MKYYIIAGEASGDLHGSNLMKALLKEDPNADIRFWGGDLMQSVGGTLVTHYKERAFMGFIEVIMNLRKISKLITFCKEDIADFKPDVIIFIDNSGFNLRIAKWAKAANFKTHYYISPQVWASRASRVKNIKHDIDAMYVILPFVEDFYKKHDYKVNFVGHPLIDAIANREQVSEKTFRKTHQLGDKPIIALLPGSRKQEITKMLSVMLSLVDDFKDYQFVIAGAPSQDYSFYQTFIKSANVKFIDNKTYDLLSISMAALVTSGTATLETALFKVPQVVCYKGSAISYQIAKRIITLKYISLVNLVMDREVVTELIQSDFNKKRLKKELTHILNKDARKKLFLDYYELEKALGGKGASEKTAKLIYNSIKN from the coding sequence ATGAAATATTACATAATAGCAGGCGAAGCATCTGGTGATTTACACGGCTCGAACCTTATGAAAGCATTGTTGAAAGAGGATCCAAACGCAGATATTAGGTTTTGGGGCGGAGACCTTATGCAATCGGTTGGCGGGACTTTAGTTACCCATTATAAAGAGCGTGCTTTTATGGGGTTTATTGAAGTGATAATGAACCTGCGTAAAATATCGAAATTAATAACTTTTTGTAAAGAAGATATTGCTGATTTTAAACCAGATGTTATTATTTTTATCGATAATTCGGGCTTTAATTTACGAATTGCAAAATGGGCAAAAGCTGCCAATTTTAAAACACATTATTATATTTCGCCTCAAGTTTGGGCATCCAGAGCAAGTCGAGTTAAAAATATTAAACACGACATAGATGCTATGTATGTTATCCTTCCGTTTGTTGAAGATTTCTATAAAAAACACGATTATAAAGTCAACTTTGTAGGGCATCCGCTTATCGATGCCATTGCTAACCGTGAGCAAGTAAGCGAAAAGACCTTTAGAAAAACGCACCAACTTGGAGACAAACCCATTATTGCTTTATTGCCAGGAAGCCGGAAACAAGAAATAACAAAAATGTTATCGGTTATGCTTAGTTTGGTTGACGATTTTAAAGATTATCAATTTGTGATTGCTGGTGCTCCAAGTCAAGATTATAGTTTTTACCAAACTTTTATAAAATCTGCCAACGTAAAATTCATAGACAATAAAACTTACGATTTACTAAGTATTTCTATGGCTGCCTTAGTAACTTCGGGAACTGCAACTCTAGAAACCGCATTATTTAAAGTACCACAAGTAGTGTGCTACAAAGGCAGTGCTATATCATACCAAATTGCAAAACGCATTATTACATTAAAGTATATTTCGTTAGTAAATTTAGTAATGGACCGTGAAGTAGTTACCGAACTTATTCAAAGTGATTTTAATAAAAAACGCCTTAAAAAAGAATTAACACATATTTTAAATAAAGACGCTCGTAAAAAACTCTTTTTAGATTATTACGAATTAGAAAAAGCTCTAGGCGGAAAAGGCGCTAGCGAGAAAACAGCAAAATTAATTTACAACTCCATAAAAAATTAA
- a CDS encoding alpha/beta fold hydrolase, translated as MTHSLKKEGNYKYMEVGEGTPIIVLHGLMGGLSNFDGVTNFFSQKGYKVIIPELPIYTMSLLKTNVKSFAKYLHEFIIFKGYDEVILLGNSLGGHIGLYHTKMFPDTVKALIITGSSGLYESAMGGGYPKRSDYEVIKKKAQDVFYDPAVATKEIVDEVYETVNNRSKLIKTLAIAKSAIRHNMAKDLPKMETPTCIIWGKNDSVTPPEVAEEFNELLPDSELHWIDKCGHAAMMEHPDEFNQILDAWLTKRQF; from the coding sequence ATGACGCATAGTTTAAAAAAAGAAGGTAATTACAAATACATGGAAGTCGGAGAAGGCACGCCAATTATTGTACTACACGGATTAATGGGTGGGTTGAGTAATTTTGACGGCGTAACTAATTTTTTTAGCCAAAAAGGGTATAAAGTTATTATTCCTGAGCTTCCTATTTATACCATGTCGCTGCTTAAAACCAATGTAAAAAGCTTCGCTAAATACCTACACGAATTTATAATTTTTAAAGGTTATGATGAAGTAATTTTATTAGGAAATTCGCTTGGCGGCCATATTGGATTATACCATACAAAAATGTTTCCCGACACCGTAAAAGCTTTGATTATAACAGGTAGCTCTGGTCTTTACGAAAGCGCAATGGGAGGCGGATACCCAAAACGTAGCGACTACGAAGTGATTAAAAAGAAAGCACAAGATGTGTTTTACGATCCCGCAGTTGCCACAAAAGAAATTGTAGATGAAGTTTACGAAACCGTAAACAACCGTAGCAAACTAATAAAAACTTTAGCAATTGCAAAAAGTGCTATTAGGCATAATATGGCGAAAGATTTACCTAAAATGGAAACGCCAACCTGTATAATCTGGGGTAAAAACGATAGTGTTACACCTCCAGAAGTTGCAGAAGAATTTAACGAACTTTTACCAGATTCCGAATTACATTGGATTGACAAATGTGGCCACGCAGCCATGATGGAGCACCCAGATGAATTCAACCAAATCTTGGATGCTTGGCTAACAAAAAGACAATTCTAG
- a CDS encoding carboxy terminal-processing peptidase yields MKKNFKVLSLLMVLAFASCSFTTKKFDNPDKDKKLIELITFVIERGHFDPIDFDDTFSEELFSDYLEIVDPVKRYFYASDYKDFEKYRTSLDDQLKDVDISFFNLVHERVLERISEVKIIYREILSEPFDYTIDEDFDMDYENTDFVKNKREMKERWRQQLKFSTLSNYDDIYEEEKRAKEKDPEHVMKTDEAIEKEAREATLKSIDIYFNDNVDDLQRDDWFAVYVNTIVEEFDPHTYYLAPRGKEDFDQRMSGKLEGIGARLQKRMDYIKIVELISGGPAWRSKLLEVEDIILKVKQENENVAVDIVGMRISDAIKYIKGPKGTKVTLTIKSMDGTVKDVTIIRDVVELVETYAKSSVVEKDGTRFGVIDLPAFYADFQDYKNINASKDVKNEILRLKKEGIQGLVLDLRNNGGGSLPTVVDMAGLFIKEGPVVQVRSTGQAKEVLSDIDKSIVWDGPMVVLVNEISASASEIMAAAMQDYKRAIIIGGKQTYGKGTVQNVIDLNNVLRSNTGGDLGAIALTTKKYYRINGGSVQLEGVKSDVEVPGRFSYIDVGEKDKDNPLPYDEIDAADYTPWKGYFDYSYIVAKSKLRMANNAQLKLIDENAKWVKSKIDDTRFSLNFEKYKAELDNNEEEAKQFDAISDYKTNLTFNSTRYEKALFEKDTTDLKEKRVRWHESLSQDVYVEEALNVLEDLKNYPIEKVAATKPRAKK; encoded by the coding sequence ATGAAAAAGAATTTTAAAGTATTATCGTTGTTAATGGTTTTGGCTTTTGCGTCCTGCAGTTTTACGACCAAGAAGTTCGATAATCCAGATAAAGATAAAAAATTAATTGAACTTATTACCTTTGTTATAGAGCGTGGTCACTTTGATCCTATTGATTTTGATGATACCTTTTCAGAAGAATTGTTTTCTGATTATTTAGAAATTGTTGATCCTGTAAAACGGTATTTTTATGCTTCGGATTATAAAGATTTTGAAAAATATAGAACGAGTTTAGACGATCAATTAAAAGATGTAGACATTTCGTTTTTCAATTTAGTTCACGAACGTGTGTTAGAACGTATAAGTGAAGTTAAAATAATATATCGAGAAATATTATCAGAACCTTTTGATTACACAATTGATGAAGATTTTGATATGGATTATGAGAATACCGATTTTGTGAAAAATAAAAGAGAAATGAAAGAGCGTTGGAGACAACAGCTAAAGTTTTCTACACTTTCTAATTATGATGATATTTATGAAGAAGAGAAGCGTGCTAAAGAAAAAGACCCAGAGCACGTTATGAAAACTGATGAAGCTATTGAAAAAGAAGCTCGTGAAGCTACGTTAAAATCTATCGATATTTATTTTAACGACAATGTTGATGATTTGCAACGAGACGATTGGTTTGCTGTTTATGTAAATACTATTGTAGAAGAGTTTGATCCTCATACTTATTATTTAGCACCAAGAGGGAAAGAGGATTTCGATCAGCGCATGTCTGGTAAACTTGAAGGTATTGGAGCAAGATTGCAAAAACGAATGGATTACATTAAAATTGTAGAGTTAATTTCTGGGGGACCTGCTTGGAGAAGTAAGCTTTTAGAGGTAGAAGATATAATTTTAAAAGTAAAACAGGAAAATGAAAATGTAGCTGTAGATATTGTTGGTATGAGAATCAGCGATGCCATTAAATACATAAAAGGCCCAAAAGGAACGAAAGTAACCTTAACCATTAAGAGTATGGATGGTACGGTTAAAGATGTTACTATAATTAGAGATGTGGTTGAGTTGGTAGAAACTTATGCAAAATCATCTGTAGTTGAAAAAGATGGAACCCGTTTTGGAGTGATTGATTTACCTGCATTTTATGCCGATTTTCAAGATTATAAAAATATAAATGCATCTAAAGATGTAAAGAACGAAATTTTACGTCTTAAAAAAGAAGGTATTCAAGGTTTAGTTCTAGATTTACGTAATAATGGTGGAGGATCTTTGCCAACAGTTGTTGATATGGCCGGATTGTTTATTAAAGAAGGACCAGTTGTTCAAGTGCGCTCAACAGGACAAGCTAAAGAAGTTTTAAGCGATATAGATAAGTCTATTGTGTGGGATGGTCCAATGGTAGTTTTGGTTAATGAGATATCGGCTTCAGCATCAGAGATTATGGCTGCTGCAATGCAAGATTATAAACGTGCTATTATAATAGGTGGTAAGCAAACTTATGGTAAAGGTACGGTGCAAAATGTTATAGATCTTAATAATGTTTTACGCAGTAATACAGGAGGAGATCTTGGAGCTATCGCGCTTACTACTAAAAAGTATTACCGTATAAATGGTGGTTCAGTTCAATTGGAAGGCGTTAAGAGTGATGTGGAGGTTCCTGGTAGATTTAGTTATATTGATGTAGGTGAAAAAGATAAAGATAACCCATTACCTTATGATGAGATTGATGCCGCCGATTATACACCATGGAAAGGCTATTTCGATTATAGTTATATTGTAGCTAAGAGTAAGTTGCGTATGGCGAACAACGCTCAATTAAAACTTATTGATGAAAACGCAAAATGGGTGAAAAGTAAAATTGATGATACTAGATTTTCTTTAAACTTTGAGAAATACAAAGCAGAACTTGATAATAATGAAGAAGAGGCCAAACAGTTTGATGCTATTTCGGATTATAAAACCAATTTAACATTCAATTCAACAAGATATGAAAAGGCTCTTTTTGAAAAAGATACTACCGATTTAAAAGAAAAACGTGTACGTTGGCACGAGAGCTTAAGTCAAGATGTTTATGTGGAAGAAGCTTTAAACGTTTTAGAAGATTTAAAAAATTACCCAATTGAAAAGGTGGCGGCAACAAAACCACGGGCTAAAAAATAG
- the surE gene encoding 5'/3'-nucleotidase SurE translates to MTKKPLILITNDDGITAPGIRALIEVMVDLGDVFVVAPDKPQSGMGHAITLDAMLFAQNVKISDGPQKEFSCSGTPADCVKIAIRELLPRTPDLCVSGINHGSNSAINVIYSGTMSAAIEAGIEGIPSIGFSLLDYSWNANFEASKPYVKIIAQNVIKSGLPNGVVLNVNIPNVQNNTIKGIKICRQAKSNWVESFDKRKNPQGKNYYWLSGKFVNLDNGEDTDEWALENHYVSVVPVQFDLTAHHFIQQLNTWNLK, encoded by the coding sequence ATGACAAAAAAACCTCTTATTTTAATTACGAACGACGATGGCATAACGGCTCCTGGTATTCGAGCTCTAATTGAAGTTATGGTTGACTTAGGCGATGTTTTTGTAGTAGCTCCCGACAAGCCACAAAGCGGCATGGGACACGCTATTACTCTAGACGCCATGCTTTTTGCTCAAAATGTAAAAATTAGTGACGGACCACAAAAAGAATTTAGTTGCTCTGGCACACCTGCCGATTGTGTAAAAATTGCTATTCGTGAATTATTACCAAGAACACCAGATTTATGCGTTTCAGGAATTAATCACGGATCAAATTCAGCAATAAACGTAATCTACTCAGGAACAATGAGCGCTGCTATTGAAGCTGGAATTGAAGGCATCCCTTCTATAGGGTTCTCATTGCTCGATTACAGTTGGAATGCTAATTTTGAAGCCTCTAAGCCGTACGTAAAAATTATTGCTCAAAATGTAATAAAATCAGGCTTACCGAATGGTGTTGTTCTAAATGTGAACATCCCAAATGTACAAAACAACACTATAAAAGGCATAAAAATTTGCCGACAAGCTAAATCAAATTGGGTAGAATCCTTTGACAAGCGTAAAAATCCACAAGGGAAAAATTATTATTGGCTTTCGGGAAAATTTGTAAACCTAGATAATGGAGAAGATACAGATGAATGGGCCTTAGAAAACCATTACGTCTCTGTGGTTCCCGTACAATTTGACTTAACTGCACACCACTTTATACAACAATTAAATACTTGGAATTTAAAATAG
- a CDS encoding ABC transporter permease, with translation MSSKSSSLKQLALQKFKKNFWGVFSLCFIGFVGLISVFAYVFAPDNSQYANQMHLSIHSKRPGYSTTMLTIPSGLEVNQNMFDQVFFGRKNTDTEIPISEYHIDEKTLNYTEYASDGLEGVKKTLLLSRFPNSDASQFIKEKVFVFGTDKYGRDLLSRVLVGARISFFIGFVAVFISLVIGIFMGSIAGYFGGKVDAVIMWIINVTWSIPTLLLVIAITLALGKGFWQVFIAVGLTMWVEVARVVRGQIISTKEMQYVTAARALGFNDYRIITKHILPNIMAPVIVISAANFAAAILIESGLSFLGIGAQPPMASWGAMIKDHYNYIILGKPYLALIPGLCIMSLVMAFMLIGNALRDALDVKG, from the coding sequence ATGAGTTCAAAATCTAGCTCACTAAAGCAATTAGCACTCCAAAAGTTTAAAAAGAACTTTTGGGGTGTTTTTAGTTTGTGCTTTATTGGTTTTGTGGGTTTAATTTCGGTTTTCGCTTATGTGTTTGCACCCGATAATTCACAGTACGCCAATCAAATGCATTTATCAATCCACTCTAAGAGGCCTGGTTATTCTACAACCATGTTAACTATACCGTCTGGATTGGAAGTAAATCAAAATATGTTTGATCAAGTTTTTTTTGGGAGAAAAAATACAGATACTGAAATTCCTATTTCGGAATATCATATAGATGAAAAGACTTTAAATTATACTGAATATGCTTCCGATGGATTGGAAGGTGTTAAAAAAACATTGCTTTTAAGTCGGTTTCCAAACAGTGATGCCTCTCAGTTTATAAAAGAAAAAGTGTTTGTTTTTGGAACTGATAAATATGGACGAGATTTACTAAGTCGGGTGTTGGTTGGAGCACGAATATCTTTTTTTATTGGGTTTGTTGCTGTTTTTATATCATTAGTTATTGGCATTTTTATGGGAAGCATCGCAGGTTATTTTGGCGGAAAAGTAGATGCTGTTATCATGTGGATTATAAATGTAACTTGGTCTATTCCAACACTATTATTAGTAATAGCAATTACTTTGGCTTTAGGTAAAGGCTTTTGGCAAGTGTTTATTGCTGTAGGTTTAACCATGTGGGTCGAAGTGGCGAGAGTTGTGCGCGGGCAAATAATTAGCACTAAAGAAATGCAATACGTAACAGCAGCTAGAGCCTTAGGTTTTAACGATTATAGAATAATAACAAAACATATATTGCCAAATATTATGGCACCTGTAATCGTGATATCTGCAGCCAATTTTGCCGCAGCTATTTTAATAGAAAGTGGCTTGAGTTTTTTAGGTATTGGGGCACAACCACCAATGGCAAGTTGGGGCGCCATGATTAAAGATCACTACAATTATATTATTTTAGGAAAGCCTTATTTGGCATTAATCCCGGGACTTTGTATTATGAGTTTAGTAATGGCGTTTATGCTTATTGGGAATGCCTTACGTGATGCTTTAGATGTGAAAGGGTGA